One Fuerstiella marisgermanici DNA window includes the following coding sequences:
- the lysS gene encoding lysine--tRNA ligase produces the protein MSEDGQQAGGGNAGQKKQKPDRFEKARLDKLDKIVEMGLDPFGQRFDDHLSLSEARAKVPAESGETGPTVRVAGRIMNRRKAGKLRFYVIKDQTETIQLLFSRGDLSEEQWTLMGHLDLGDLIGIDGVAWRTDSGEPSVKVEHLTVLCKSLTQPPEKYHGLEDEETKLRQRYKDLIYGDGVLENMLKRSSIIDSVRQTLRGHRFHEVETPVLHAIAGGAAARPFITHHNTLDMELYLRIALELHLKRLMVGGIERVFEIGRVFRNEGVDKTHNPEFTMIEIYQAYGDYRSMMDLTEQIVVDAAKAVSDSTVLPWGDDGDTIDLTPPWPRKTYGELFAEHAGCDMQDSQAVAAKAKSLGIETEGSHPDVIINEVFEATVEDHLQGPVFVTDYPASICPLTKRKQDDPNIAERFELFVKGMELANAYTELNDPRLQEDLFQTQLAGMSDEDSMAKMDHDFIRALKVGMPPAGGLGIGIDRLVMLLTNSHRISDVIFFPLLRHENPPA, from the coding sequence ATGTCAGAGGACGGTCAGCAGGCGGGCGGCGGAAACGCGGGGCAAAAAAAGCAGAAGCCCGATCGATTCGAAAAGGCACGGCTGGATAAGCTGGACAAGATCGTCGAAATGGGACTGGATCCGTTCGGTCAACGATTCGACGATCATCTGTCGCTGTCCGAAGCACGCGCGAAAGTTCCTGCGGAATCGGGCGAAACCGGGCCAACAGTTCGCGTGGCAGGTCGTATCATGAACCGCCGGAAAGCGGGCAAGCTGCGGTTTTACGTGATCAAAGACCAAACAGAAACGATCCAGCTTCTGTTTTCGCGCGGCGATCTTTCTGAAGAACAATGGACGTTGATGGGGCACCTGGACCTCGGCGACCTGATCGGCATCGACGGTGTTGCGTGGCGTACCGACAGCGGCGAACCGTCGGTGAAGGTTGAACACCTCACCGTGCTGTGCAAGTCGCTGACTCAACCGCCGGAAAAGTACCACGGGCTGGAAGACGAAGAAACGAAACTGCGTCAGCGGTACAAGGACCTGATCTACGGAGACGGCGTCCTCGAAAACATGCTGAAGCGATCGTCAATCATTGATTCCGTTCGCCAGACGCTGCGAGGTCATCGCTTTCATGAAGTCGAAACCCCAGTGCTGCACGCCATTGCTGGCGGAGCCGCCGCGCGACCGTTTATTACTCACCACAACACGCTCGATATGGAACTGTACCTGCGCATTGCGTTGGAACTGCACCTGAAGCGTTTGATGGTCGGCGGTATTGAACGTGTGTTCGAAATTGGGCGAGTGTTTCGGAATGAGGGGGTTGATAAGACTCATAACCCTGAATTCACGATGATCGAAATCTATCAGGCGTACGGCGACTACCGTTCGATGATGGACCTAACAGAACAGATCGTTGTCGACGCTGCCAAAGCCGTCAGCGATTCGACCGTGCTGCCGTGGGGTGACGATGGTGACACAATCGACCTCACACCACCGTGGCCGCGCAAGACATACGGCGAGCTGTTTGCTGAACACGCTGGCTGCGACATGCAGGATTCACAAGCAGTTGCGGCGAAAGCGAAGAGCCTGGGCATTGAAACGGAAGGTTCACATCCAGACGTGATCATCAATGAAGTATTCGAAGCGACGGTCGAAGATCATCTGCAGGGACCGGTGTTCGTAACCGATTATCCCGCGTCGATCTGTCCTCTGACGAAACGTAAGCAGGACGATCCGAATATCGCAGAACGTTTTGAGTTATTCGTCAAAGGCATGGAACTGGCGAACGCTTATACGGAATTGAATGATCCGCGTTTGCAGGAAGATCTGTTCCAGACTCAGCTTGCCGGAATGTCCGATGAAGACTCGATGGCGAAAATGGATCACGATTTCATTCGAGCACTCAAAGTCGGCATGCCTCCGGCCGGCGGACTCGGAATCGGTATCGATCGGTTGGTGATGCTGCTCACCAACAGTCATCGCATTAGCGACGTCATTTTCTTCCCATTGCTGCGGCACGAAAATCCTCCGGCATAA
- a CDS encoding isochorismatase family protein: MPEQTANPTFHARSPELLSVPRSQLLIVDVQEKLLPVIAEGDPLLATIGFLLDVANILQVPAFVSEQYPKGLGKTVPAIAGHDIQSTTFEKLRFSAAEGLRAARSASDERSSRDQVVVVGIEAHICVLQTTLDLIAAGLRVFVVADGVGSRNVADRDTALKRIRDCGGVVCTAESVAFEWCEVAGTDQFKSISRLVRDRTHVAT, translated from the coding sequence ATGCCCGAACAAACGGCCAACCCGACATTCCACGCACGCAGCCCGGAACTGCTCTCCGTTCCGCGTTCGCAGTTGCTGATTGTCGACGTCCAGGAAAAGCTGCTGCCAGTCATCGCCGAAGGTGATCCACTGCTGGCAACCATCGGCTTTCTGCTGGACGTGGCGAACATCCTGCAGGTGCCTGCGTTCGTGTCCGAACAGTATCCAAAAGGGTTGGGTAAAACCGTACCAGCGATCGCTGGGCACGATATTCAGTCGACGACATTCGAGAAGCTACGCTTCAGCGCGGCGGAAGGCTTGCGAGCAGCGCGGTCGGCGTCGGACGAACGCAGCAGCCGTGATCAGGTTGTGGTCGTCGGCATTGAAGCTCATATTTGCGTGTTGCAGACGACGCTGGATTTGATCGCGGCAGGATTGCGAGTGTTCGTGGTGGCGGATGGCGTTGGAAGCCGCAACGTGGCCGATCGCGACACCGCACTGAAGCGAATTCGCGATTGTGGCGGCGTGGTCTGTACGGCCGAAAGCGTGGCCTTCGAATGGTGCGAAGTCGCTGGCACGGACCAGTTCAAAAGTATCAGCCGACTGGTCCGAGACCGAACGCACGTTGCCACGTAG
- a CDS encoding flagellar hook protein FlgE has protein sequence MANSLLTGISGLRGHQKMLEVIGNNLANVNTTAFKTARTLFADLMYENNRGASSGTTGVVGSVNPLQVGTGSKVASVDRNFSQGNLEETGEQLDAAIDGSGFFIASNGRNQVYTRAGAFSIDENGFLEDASTGYLIQRFGTVGEDTSEGPAFQEVGDNRIQIPIGASLSGSPTTQIAFAGQLGADATGPQNRLITSVPLEVAGVLATGGTLLNDLDTSLTPYELGDRLQFTWQRPSGEQQKTFLDVDAATTVQDVVDHLQTQFDTDATVTFVDGRINVEATASGPSEISVRIDDDPENTGVSNGDFSTSFGVEEPGRNATVVRNSAHIFDERGAEHILDYTLEKQVDDSWTLSVELQGTSGQVQDGLVEGIRFASDGSLAQITGTGEGDQDIQVLFSDSTVAQIIEIDLGRLGDVNGLAEIGSGVDTTYVTDGYSPGKLAKVQIDADGTLSGIGSNGVRFPLAQLAIATFRNPDGLSLAGNNYYEESLASGTADIGEALVGDRGAIRASQLEGSNVDLALEFTRLLVAQRGFSANARTITVTDEVLEELTNIIR, from the coding sequence ATGGCCAACTCACTGCTCACCGGTATCTCAGGACTTCGCGGCCATCAGAAGATGCTGGAAGTCATTGGAAACAACCTTGCCAACGTCAACACGACCGCCTTCAAGACGGCTCGCACGCTGTTTGCCGACTTGATGTACGAAAATAATCGCGGCGCGTCTTCGGGAACGACGGGTGTGGTCGGCAGCGTGAATCCGTTACAGGTCGGTACGGGAAGCAAAGTAGCTAGTGTCGACCGGAATTTCTCACAGGGCAACCTTGAAGAAACGGGCGAACAGCTCGACGCCGCTATCGACGGCAGTGGCTTCTTTATTGCCAGCAATGGTCGCAACCAGGTCTACACACGAGCGGGTGCGTTTAGCATCGACGAAAACGGGTTTCTGGAAGATGCGTCGACCGGGTACCTGATTCAGCGGTTCGGCACTGTCGGCGAAGATACCAGCGAAGGACCCGCGTTTCAGGAAGTCGGCGACAACAGAATTCAGATTCCTATCGGCGCCAGCCTGTCCGGCAGCCCAACGACTCAGATTGCGTTTGCCGGTCAGTTGGGAGCCGACGCGACTGGCCCGCAAAATCGTTTGATCACAAGTGTGCCGCTGGAAGTCGCCGGGGTACTTGCGACTGGAGGCACTCTGCTGAACGATCTGGACACCAGCCTCACACCATATGAACTTGGCGACCGTTTGCAGTTTACATGGCAGCGGCCATCCGGTGAGCAACAGAAAACTTTCCTGGACGTGGACGCTGCCACTACAGTACAGGACGTGGTGGATCACCTGCAAACTCAGTTCGACACCGATGCCACGGTCACGTTTGTCGATGGCAGAATCAACGTCGAAGCCACGGCCAGCGGTCCGTCCGAGATCTCCGTAAGAATTGACGACGACCCGGAAAATACGGGGGTGAGCAACGGGGACTTTTCAACCAGCTTTGGCGTCGAAGAACCTGGTCGCAACGCCACCGTCGTTCGTAACTCCGCTCACATTTTCGACGAGCGAGGGGCCGAACACATTCTGGACTATACGCTGGAGAAACAAGTCGACGATTCGTGGACTCTGTCCGTCGAACTGCAGGGGACCAGTGGTCAGGTGCAGGACGGATTGGTCGAAGGCATTCGATTCGCCTCCGACGGCTCGCTGGCTCAGATTACCGGCACCGGCGAGGGCGACCAGGATATCCAGGTACTGTTTTCAGATTCCACGGTGGCTCAAATCATCGAAATTGATCTTGGCCGACTGGGTGACGTCAACGGGTTGGCGGAAATTGGATCCGGCGTCGACACGACCTACGTGACCGACGGCTACAGCCCGGGCAAACTCGCGAAGGTACAGATTGACGCCGACGGAACGCTGTCCGGTATCGGTAGCAATGGAGTTCGCTTTCCGCTGGCTCAGCTGGCGATTGCTACTTTCCGAAACCCGGACGGCCTGTCGCTCGCAGGCAACAACTACTACGAAGAATCACTGGCCAGCGGAACGGCTGACATCGGTGAGGCACTGGTCGGAGATCGTGGGGCGATTCGAGCCAGTCAGTTGGAAGGCTCAAACGTCGACCTGGCGCTGGAGTTCACTCGACTACTGGTCGCGCAACGAGGCTTCTCGGCCAACGCCCGGACGATCACCGTGACGGACGAAGTGCTGGAAGAGTTGACGAACATCATTCGATAG
- a CDS encoding flagellar hook capping FlgD N-terminal domain-containing protein, producing MAEEFSAELGRSQFLQMFVAQVQHQDPLSPMDQTEILGQLAQFSQVESLETLNRNFDSFLQQELADDNSKLVSASEAVLGKEVELTTGGGGLVDAVRQEDGQVLVEIDGQLMPLADVSAISRVEPDSDFLFGPLLNGI from the coding sequence ATGGCTGAAGAGTTTAGCGCCGAACTGGGGCGTAGTCAGTTTTTGCAAATGTTTGTTGCTCAGGTCCAGCACCAGGACCCACTTTCACCGATGGACCAGACCGAAATTCTGGGGCAGCTCGCCCAGTTTTCTCAGGTCGAGTCGCTTGAGACGCTGAACAGAAATTTCGATTCGTTCCTGCAACAGGAACTAGCCGACGACAACAGCAAACTTGTTTCTGCCAGCGAGGCGGTGCTGGGCAAAGAAGTGGAACTCACCACCGGCGGCGGTGGCCTTGTCGACGCGGTTCGCCAGGAAGATGGCCAGGTATTGGTCGAGATTGACGGGCAACTCATGCCGCTCGCCGACGTCAGCGCCATTTCCCGCGTAGAACCCGACAGTGATTTTCTGTTCGGTCCACTACTGAACGGCATCTAA
- a CDS encoding flagellar hook-length control protein FliK — MDALVNSATSFQHPARISSGGDAKTARVAETHDDDEAGETSVDIIWPDKAFEFAWQQVLSQPGTRTPAPQVQATVDSAAVTADSADAQTEVAQQGFPDLLTGQVAVPTSEAANAIWWDQNSIVEQAPGDSNQPPATTSGDAPTFDSLALLDSVDIDLQLRPVPIVPEDPMKWNSNASPPSLPTATDGATLQAEDFAAGNPSLQTDAASFGDSTSSSPSPAVPQLSAQTESPAVATSLSNANFTSQPLTTQVLTALAQRLSSVVEQTADSLTLRLDPPELGEVDVQFQRLDDGITIRVTAKEAVTMEMLMSRGAEIERLLRNQNPDVQKFEFHHPNANGESNFGESANQSSRRDAEARHNGSNIDGNQHNGSADDQPVAAKVRRDDGTARSRIRA; from the coding sequence ATGGACGCACTGGTCAACTCAGCAACCTCATTCCAACATCCCGCCCGGATTTCGTCCGGCGGCGACGCGAAAACCGCGCGCGTCGCTGAAACACATGACGACGACGAAGCTGGAGAAACGTCAGTCGACATCATCTGGCCAGACAAAGCGTTTGAGTTCGCGTGGCAGCAGGTTTTGTCGCAGCCAGGCACTCGGACACCTGCGCCCCAGGTTCAGGCAACAGTGGACTCCGCAGCCGTGACAGCAGACTCTGCTGACGCACAAACGGAAGTTGCGCAGCAGGGTTTCCCGGATTTATTAACTGGTCAAGTGGCAGTTCCAACGTCCGAAGCGGCGAACGCAATTTGGTGGGATCAAAATTCGATCGTAGAACAAGCTCCAGGGGATTCAAATCAACCACCAGCCACAACGAGCGGTGACGCACCAACATTTGATTCGCTCGCGCTACTTGATTCTGTAGACATAGATCTGCAACTCCGACCGGTCCCAATCGTTCCAGAAGACCCGATGAAGTGGAACTCAAACGCGAGTCCACCATCACTACCGACCGCCACTGACGGGGCAACTCTTCAGGCCGAGGACTTCGCTGCCGGCAATCCTTCGTTGCAGACGGATGCGGCATCGTTTGGGGATTCCACGTCCTCCAGCCCATCGCCTGCTGTGCCGCAATTGTCAGCACAAACAGAATCTCCCGCAGTGGCGACCTCGTTAAGCAACGCGAACTTCACGTCGCAACCGCTGACAACTCAGGTGCTGACCGCGCTGGCTCAACGCCTCTCGTCCGTTGTCGAACAGACGGCTGATTCTCTGACGTTGCGGCTTGATCCGCCCGAACTGGGTGAAGTCGACGTGCAGTTTCAGCGGTTAGACGACGGCATCACCATTCGCGTGACCGCGAAGGAGGCCGTGACGATGGAAATGCTGATGTCGCGCGGTGCCGAAATCGAACGGCTGCTACGAAATCAAAACCCCGACGTGCAGAAGTTTGAATTTCATCATCCAAACGCGAACGGTGAATCGAACTTCGGCGAAAGCGCAAACCAGTCTTCACGACGCGACGCAGAAGCACGCCACAACGGATCGAACATTGACGGAAATCAACACAACGGATCGGCGGACGACCAGCCTGTGGCAGCGAAGGTTCGCCGCGACGACGGTACGGCGCGTTCAAGGATTCGAGCGTAG
- a CDS encoding DNA gyrase/topoisomerase IV subunit A produces the protein MARRKSSRNSSETSLFAKTDALDHAGNVEYVAISSETRRRYLNYALSVISSRALPDVRDGLKPVQRRILYVMYKSPLSLRADSKTRKCAKICGDTTGSFHPHGDTAVYDALVRLAQNFSLRYPLVIGQGNFGSIMGLRPAASRYTEAKLSALSEQLMNELRYSTVDMRPTYDAADEEPAVLPARYPALLVNGSSGIAVGMATSIPPHNLNEVTKACVQLIQNPDATVAQLMKYIKGPDFPLGGRIVTERKDVRAAYETGKGSFKTRGEWRHDKEGKKELKNRLVIYSVPYSVSTGPLLSEIGDLIEARKIPQLVNVNDETNEENGLRIVLDIKPGTDPEAVMAFLFKHTNLEQNFSYNATSLVPDDRGSLVPRVLSLKEMLQHFLDFRFDTVRRRLEFQLEQLRKRIHILEGFAIIFDGLDLALKIIRASSGKKDAAEKLMKKFPLDEVQTDAILELQLYKISQLEIDNIREELADKRAQAAEIEKLLKSKTQMWKLVRTELEEVAAEFGDKRRSDFGSADEIAEYDPSAYIVKENTNLVVTTDGWVKRVNSLQSVSKTRVRDGDSVLDVLPGSTLDNAVFFSSDGVAFTVPLDQLPVSSGYGEPLAKHAKLRDGAKVVSAITTDPRFVEAVDDDSSEWGPLLLVGTRNGQVLTIPFHGFRLPSTKSGRKYCRLRAGDEVVYCQLVTEAETVFFASANARVLHFSLSDVPMLTAAGKGVRGIKLDPDDRLLGVVQLTRPSDCLRAINSNGKEMVFGQQKYQVTSRGGRGVLTSKRGSFESIVRPEIQLVDWSEMEEG, from the coding sequence TTGGCCCGCAGAAAGTCATCCCGCAACAGCAGCGAAACCAGTCTGTTCGCGAAAACCGACGCGTTGGATCACGCCGGCAACGTGGAATACGTGGCCATCAGTTCCGAAACGCGCCGCCGTTATCTGAATTATGCGCTGTCCGTAATTTCGTCCCGAGCTCTCCCCGACGTGCGTGACGGTCTGAAGCCTGTGCAGCGGCGGATTCTGTACGTCATGTACAAGTCTCCGCTTAGCCTGCGAGCCGACAGCAAGACTCGTAAGTGTGCCAAAATCTGCGGCGACACCACCGGTTCGTTCCACCCACATGGCGACACAGCTGTCTACGACGCGTTGGTGCGGCTGGCTCAAAACTTTTCACTGCGTTACCCCCTGGTAATTGGCCAGGGAAACTTTGGCTCCATCATGGGGCTGCGACCCGCTGCGTCGCGATATACAGAAGCCAAACTCTCAGCGCTGTCCGAGCAGCTCATGAACGAACTGCGGTACAGCACCGTCGACATGCGTCCGACGTACGACGCCGCCGACGAAGAGCCCGCCGTTCTTCCCGCGCGATATCCGGCTTTGTTGGTGAATGGTTCGTCGGGCATTGCCGTCGGCATGGCCACCAGCATTCCGCCGCACAACTTAAATGAAGTCACCAAGGCGTGCGTGCAGTTAATCCAAAATCCGGATGCCACGGTCGCTCAGTTGATGAAGTACATCAAAGGCCCCGACTTTCCACTCGGCGGCCGCATCGTGACCGAGCGTAAAGACGTTCGCGCGGCCTATGAAACCGGCAAAGGAAGCTTCAAGACTCGCGGCGAATGGCGGCACGATAAAGAAGGCAAGAAGGAACTCAAAAATCGCCTGGTGATCTATTCGGTTCCGTATTCCGTGTCCACAGGGCCGCTGCTAAGCGAAATCGGCGACCTGATTGAAGCTCGCAAAATCCCGCAACTGGTCAACGTTAACGACGAAACCAACGAAGAGAACGGCCTTCGCATTGTGCTGGACATCAAGCCCGGCACAGATCCTGAAGCGGTGATGGCATTCCTGTTTAAACACACGAATCTGGAACAGAACTTCAGCTACAACGCGACGTCGCTGGTGCCCGATGATCGCGGTTCGCTGGTGCCGCGAGTGCTAAGCTTAAAGGAAATGCTGCAGCACTTTCTGGACTTCCGCTTCGACACGGTCCGCCGCCGACTGGAATTCCAGTTAGAACAACTTCGCAAGCGCATCCATATTCTGGAAGGCTTTGCGATCATCTTTGACGGGCTCGACCTGGCTCTCAAGATTATTCGAGCCAGCAGCGGCAAGAAAGACGCCGCTGAAAAGTTGATGAAGAAGTTTCCGCTGGACGAAGTTCAGACGGACGCGATTCTGGAACTGCAACTGTACAAAATTTCGCAACTCGAAATCGACAACATTCGCGAAGAGCTGGCCGACAAAAGGGCTCAGGCGGCCGAGATCGAAAAGCTGCTGAAGTCGAAGACGCAGATGTGGAAGCTGGTCCGCACGGAACTGGAAGAAGTAGCGGCTGAATTCGGCGACAAGCGTCGTAGCGATTTCGGTTCCGCTGATGAAATTGCTGAATACGATCCGTCTGCATACATCGTCAAAGAAAACACCAACCTCGTTGTCACGACGGACGGCTGGGTCAAACGAGTTAACTCGCTGCAGAGTGTTTCCAAAACGCGAGTCCGCGATGGCGACAGCGTCCTCGACGTGCTCCCCGGCAGCACTCTTGATAACGCCGTCTTCTTTAGTTCAGACGGAGTCGCGTTTACTGTGCCGCTGGATCAGTTGCCGGTGTCGTCCGGTTACGGCGAGCCGCTGGCGAAACACGCCAAGCTGCGCGACGGAGCCAAAGTGGTGTCTGCCATCACGACTGACCCACGCTTCGTGGAAGCGGTCGACGATGATTCCTCAGAATGGGGCCCGCTGCTGCTGGTGGGCACAAGAAATGGCCAGGTACTGACAATTCCGTTCCACGGGTTCCGTTTGCCAAGTACGAAGTCGGGCCGCAAATACTGTCGGCTGCGAGCAGGCGATGAAGTCGTTTATTGTCAGCTCGTCACAGAAGCAGAAACCGTCTTCTTTGCATCAGCGAATGCTCGCGTGCTCCACTTTTCGCTAAGTGACGTACCTATGCTGACTGCGGCTGGCAAAGGCGTGCGAGGCATCAAGCTGGATCCAGACGATCGGCTGCTTGGCGTTGTTCAGTTGACCAGGCCAAGCGACTGTTTGCGAGCGATCAACAGCAACGGCAAGGAAATGGTGTTCGGGCAACAGAAGTATCAGGTAACTTCACGCGGCGGCCGAGGTGTTCTCACCAGCAAGCGTGGATCGTTCGAGTCGATTGTCCGTCCGGAAATCCAGCTAGTGGACTGGTCGGAAATGGAAGAAGGATAA
- a CDS encoding Sec-independent protein translocase subunit TatA/TatB, with translation MFFNPGPQEMIVVGIVALLLFGKRLPEVARNLGKGFSEFKKGMSGMQDEIRNSGSDSYRPNDYSSDNSSELSSRPVPDDTDDDDDFKAPKFNVED, from the coding sequence ATGTTTTTCAATCCCGGTCCACAGGAAATGATCGTCGTCGGAATCGTGGCGCTGCTGCTGTTCGGCAAGCGGTTGCCCGAAGTCGCTCGAAATCTGGGTAAAGGGTTCTCGGAATTCAAGAAGGGCATGAGTGGCATGCAGGACGAAATCCGAAACTCTGGTTCCGATAGCTATCGCCCCAACGATTACTCGTCCGACAACAGTTCAGAACTTTCCAGCCGACCAGTTCCGGACGACACCGACGACGACGATGACTTCAAAGCTCCGAAGTTCAACGTCGAAGACTAG
- a CDS encoding Sec-independent protein translocase subunit TatA/TatB translates to MFSGPWEWIIIGLVVLLLFGNRLPGAAKSLGQSFSSFKKGIKEGSEDDSPFDDDTPKVEHDRSESRKTASTKQEQQV, encoded by the coding sequence ATGTTTAGTGGCCCTTGGGAATGGATCATCATCGGACTTGTCGTGTTGCTGCTTTTCGGCAACCGGCTGCCTGGTGCCGCAAAGTCGCTGGGACAGAGCTTCTCGTCCTTCAAGAAGGGCATCAAAGAAGGCTCGGAAGATGATTCGCCGTTTGACGACGACACGCCAAAGGTGGAACATGACCGCAGCGAATCCCGTAAAACGGCTTCAACAAAGCAAGAACAGCAGGTGTAA
- a CDS encoding UDP-glucose dehydrogenase family protein, which translates to MKVTMIGTGYVGLVTGTCFAESGNDVTCLDVDQKKVDLLNSGGVPIYEPGLTELVKRNAAAGRLEFSTNYAEAIEGAKCVFICVGTPQDDSGAADLKYVQSAAESMAPYLEPGAVVVCKSTVPVGTNRKVRGWIEAKTDTKFYSASNPEFLKEGAAIDDFTKPDRVVVGVDDEDAADVVHELYKPFLRTEKPFIAMGIESAEMVKYAANCMLATKISFINEMANICEQVNADINDVRKGIGHDARIGFSFLFPGVGYGGSCFPKDVRALASLAAEHGIEPRILRTVDETNNQQKNVLFNKINTYFDGDLNGKTIAIWGLSFKPRTDDIREAPSLVLINSLLEAGAVVQVSDPVAIENVQAELGDRVTYCEHHYDACANADALAIVTEWNEFRTPDFDYIKLKMKAPVIFDGRNLYDCKKMARRGFYYAGIGLSPAGASQETVGAAGE; encoded by the coding sequence ATGAAAGTGACGATGATCGGAACCGGTTACGTGGGACTCGTAACCGGCACATGCTTCGCCGAAAGCGGCAATGATGTGACGTGCCTGGACGTCGACCAGAAGAAGGTCGATCTCCTGAACAGCGGCGGCGTGCCCATTTACGAACCAGGTCTCACCGAACTGGTCAAACGCAACGCTGCCGCCGGTCGATTGGAATTCAGCACCAACTACGCCGAAGCAATCGAAGGTGCAAAATGCGTCTTCATCTGCGTTGGCACCCCTCAGGATGATAGTGGCGCGGCCGATCTGAAATACGTTCAAAGTGCGGCTGAATCGATGGCTCCTTATCTGGAACCCGGCGCAGTTGTGGTGTGTAAGAGTACGGTTCCCGTCGGAACGAACCGCAAGGTGCGCGGCTGGATTGAAGCGAAGACGGACACAAAGTTCTACTCCGCGTCTAACCCGGAATTCCTGAAAGAAGGCGCGGCGATTGACGACTTCACCAAGCCCGACCGAGTTGTCGTGGGCGTCGACGACGAAGACGCGGCCGACGTGGTTCACGAACTCTACAAACCGTTTTTGCGCACAGAAAAACCGTTCATCGCAATGGGCATCGAGAGTGCAGAAATGGTGAAGTACGCCGCCAACTGCATGCTGGCCACCAAGATCAGCTTTATCAACGAAATGGCCAACATCTGCGAGCAGGTCAACGCTGACATCAACGACGTCCGCAAAGGAATCGGCCACGATGCTCGCATCGGGTTCTCGTTCCTGTTCCCCGGTGTGGGCTACGGCGGAAGTTGTTTCCCGAAAGATGTGCGAGCTCTGGCGTCACTCGCCGCTGAACACGGTATTGAACCCCGAATTTTGCGAACGGTAGACGAAACCAACAACCAGCAGAAGAACGTTCTGTTCAACAAGATCAACACGTACTTCGACGGCGACCTGAATGGCAAGACAATTGCCATCTGGGGACTGTCCTTCAAGCCTCGCACCGACGATATCCGCGAAGCTCCGTCACTGGTGCTGATCAACAGTCTGCTGGAAGCGGGCGCGGTTGTTCAGGTTTCTGACCCGGTCGCGATCGAAAACGTACAGGCAGAACTCGGCGATCGCGTCACCTACTGTGAGCACCACTACGACGCCTGTGCCAACGCGGACGCTCTGGCAATTGTCACGGAATGGAACGAGTTCCGTACACCGGACTTTGACTACATCAAGCTGAAAATGAAGGCACCGGTTATCTTCGACGGTCGCAACTTGTACGACTGCAAGAAGATGGCTCGTCGAGGCTTCTATTATGCAGGCATCGGCCTTTCCCCGGCCGGCGCGTCTCAGGAGACGGTCGGCGCGGCGGGTGAATGA